One genomic segment of Bacteroides caccae includes these proteins:
- a CDS encoding DUF4848 domain-containing protein, whose translation MKIEKIFGCILSACMIVSLLSCNSENEFIGSAQETIPDVEVSTMDMWVKETRSVSEYLNMPVLHFKDEQVYSETLRQLKNMTENERFTYFQQLGFEGAYILWEQADRELDKIFDMESDDSHLIQEMINTYKDKYSDIFSFNTVDLFDVTPYFTFTDNDLSLLGNIKGYVVIGNSLRGPKYDYPTYDLDEVVSATQAAEPTPIEPGFKGFKDASLTIKNGKYKSTMTIGRIVNGNSFAVEFKTKKKQLFWKKSVKAGYSAMLTMKSSKFNYKNTVFCPYGKEVSILNLPIERVGNVFDAVVENFKSSRGDAKGNQSFHNIRVI comes from the coding sequence ATGAAAATTGAAAAGATTTTTGGTTGTATTTTGAGTGCATGCATGATTGTAAGCTTGTTATCTTGCAATAGCGAAAATGAATTTATCGGTTCTGCACAAGAAACCATACCGGATGTTGAGGTTTCGACAATGGATATGTGGGTAAAAGAAACGAGAAGTGTTAGTGAGTACTTGAATATGCCAGTTCTTCATTTTAAAGATGAACAGGTGTATAGCGAGACACTCCGGCAGCTTAAAAACATGACAGAAAATGAAAGATTTACTTATTTTCAGCAGTTGGGCTTTGAAGGGGCGTATATTTTATGGGAGCAGGCAGATAGGGAGCTCGATAAAATATTTGATATGGAAAGTGATGATTCTCACTTAATACAAGAGATGATAAATACGTACAAGGATAAATATTCAGATATTTTTTCTTTTAATACAGTTGACTTATTCGACGTTACCCCTTATTTTACATTCACTGATAATGATTTGTCCTTACTCGGTAATATAAAAGGTTACGTTGTAATCGGTAATAGTCTAAGAGGGCCTAAATATGATTATCCTACTTATGATTTGGATGAAGTTGTTTCAGCTACACAGGCAGCAGAGCCAACTCCGATTGAGCCAGGTTTTAAGGGATTTAAAGATGCTTCATTAACAATCAAGAATGGAAAATATAAAAGCACAATGACTATTGGGCGTATCGTTAATGGTAATTCTTTTGCTGTGGAATTTAAAACTAAAAAGAAACAACTTTTTTGGAAAAAGAGTGTTAAGGCCGGTTATTCGGCTATGTTAACAATGAAAAGCTCAAAGTTTAATTATAAGAATACAGTCTTTTGTCCTTATGGAAAAGAGGTTTCGATTTTAAACCTACCCATAGAACGAGTTGGAAATGTCTTTGATGCAGTTGTGGAAAACTTTAAATCTTCAAGGGGAGATGCAAAAGGAAACCAATCATTTCATAACATACGTGTAATATAG
- a CDS encoding PH domain-containing protein — protein MLIVIPSFICLEKDQLVIKRVFGKKCIPYSCIKNVFVYDGVQNDVRYFGSNGFLGYIGVMGSTHYGKYYSYVKNPNQQIFILTEKKNYLLSCENRDMFIKDLLIHL, from the coding sequence ATGCTGATAGTGATTCCTTCATTTATTTGTTTGGAAAAGGATCAACTCGTTATAAAAAGAGTGTTTGGTAAGAAATGTATTCCGTATTCTTGTATTAAGAACGTTTTTGTTTATGACGGTGTTCAAAATGATGTCCGTTATTTCGGAAGTAATGGCTTTTTGGGGTATATAGGTGTAATGGGCAGTACCCATTATGGGAAATATTATTCCTATGTAAAGAATCCCAATCAACAAATTTTTATATTAACAGAAAAAAAGAATTACCTCTTAAGCTGTGAGAACAGAGATATGTTTATAAAAGATTTGTTGATTCACTTATAA
- the mobV gene encoding MobV family relaxase: MGYAVLHLEKAKGTDSRMSAHIERTVHPKNADRTRTHLNRELVQFPEGVRNRTQAIAQRIETAGIRRKVSANQVKAIRILLTGSNKDMKQMEAEGRIEDWCNDSLKWIRETYGEQNLVSAVLHMDEKTPHIHATVIPIVTGERRKAGQEEQNGKKKYRKKNPQDVRLCADDVMARHRLKHYQDTYAQAMNKYGLQRGVDGSLAKHISTMQYYKQLVEQQDSLQENIENLLGLEEEAMKKLKQVKGEINVQKMKGAAVNATTAIADGVSSLFGGSKVKKLEAENENLKRNIVNLQKQVQAEQREQTKMENRHSSEINKVDRSYRQKIAEYDNRLELIDTYFPIVKELIPIAEQCREVGFTEELTRRIVSLQPVEFKGRLYSKEYKEKFRTEHSTATVERNPQEKGKFRLCIDGIPILDWFRKKYQEIKEKLGLNTPVENKQRKGLKI; encoded by the coding sequence ATGGGATATGCAGTTTTGCATCTGGAAAAGGCAAAAGGGACGGACAGCAGGATGTCCGCACACATAGAGCGCACCGTTCACCCGAAGAATGCGGACAGAACGCGCACACACCTGAACCGGGAGCTCGTACAGTTTCCCGAAGGGGTGAGGAACCGCACGCAGGCGATAGCCCAACGGATAGAAACGGCAGGCATCAGACGCAAGGTGAGCGCCAATCAGGTGAAGGCAATCCGGATACTCCTTACCGGAAGCAACAAGGACATGAAGCAAATGGAAGCGGAAGGACGGATTGAAGACTGGTGTAACGACAGTCTGAAATGGATCCGGGAAACATACGGGGAGCAGAACCTCGTATCGGCAGTACTGCACATGGACGAGAAGACACCACACATACACGCCACAGTCATACCGATAGTGACCGGAGAGCGAAGGAAAGCCGGACAGGAAGAACAGAACGGGAAGAAAAAGTACAGAAAGAAGAACCCGCAGGACGTGAGACTCTGCGCAGATGATGTAATGGCGAGGCACAGGCTAAAACACTATCAGGACACTTATGCCCAAGCCATGAACAAGTACGGCTTGCAGAGAGGCGTGGACGGCTCATTGGCAAAGCATATTTCCACCATGCAATACTACAAGCAGTTGGTGGAGCAGCAGGACAGCCTGCAAGAGAACATAGAAAACCTGCTGGGGCTGGAAGAGGAAGCAATGAAAAAGCTGAAGCAGGTAAAGGGGGAAATCAACGTGCAGAAAATGAAGGGGGCGGCGGTGAACGCCACCACAGCCATAGCGGACGGGGTGAGCTCACTTTTCGGCGGCAGCAAAGTTAAGAAGCTGGAAGCGGAGAATGAAAATTTGAAACGGAACATTGTGAATCTGCAAAAGCAGGTGCAAGCCGAACAGAGGGAGCAGACAAAAATGGAAAACCGTCACAGCAGCGAGATAAACAAAGTTGACCGGAGCTACCGGCAGAAAATCGCAGAATACGACAATCGGCTGGAACTGATAGACACCTACTTTCCTATTGTAAAGGAACTGATACCCATAGCAGAACAATGCCGGGAAGTGGGCTTCACCGAAGAACTGACAAGACGAATTGTCAGCCTGCAACCCGTGGAATTCAAGGGAAGGCTCTATTCAAAGGAGTACAAGGAGAAGTTCAGGACGGAGCACTCAACGGCAACAGTGGAGAGGAACCCGCAGGAGAAAGGAAAATTCAGGCTGTGCATTGACGGAATACCCATACTCGATTGGTTCAGGAAGAAATATCAGGAAATTAAAGAAAAGTTAGGGCTAAACACACCTGTTGAAAACAAGCAACGAAAAGGATTGAAAATATAA
- a CDS encoding toprim domain-containing protein: MNMNEAKQIRIEEYLHSLGYSPVRQQGGSLWYNSPFRDEQEPSFKVNTERNLWYDFGAGKGGNIIALAQELYASDSLPYLLERIREQAQNVRPVSFSFGKQPLSKPSFRQLEVVPLSSPALYTYLRQRGINTELAKRECREVRYLTGETPYYAIGFPNRSGGYEIRNKHFKGCIAPKDITHIRQSESKEACYIFEGFMDYLSFLTLRLERCPDRPELDGQDYIVLNSTSDLSKAIRPLGGYESIHCFLDNDKAGIEAVQELQKEYGLRIRDASHIYEGYNDLNDFLRDKRSGQAQRQQEKPEAEKRQRQTEQPKKKGKGIRM, translated from the coding sequence ATGAATATGAATGAAGCGAAGCAGATACGCATAGAGGAATATCTGCACAGTCTTGGATACAGTCCGGTAAGGCAACAGGGTGGTAGTCTATGGTACAACTCACCGTTCAGGGACGAACAGGAACCCTCCTTCAAGGTGAACACCGAACGCAACCTATGGTATGATTTTGGCGCAGGCAAAGGTGGTAATATCATCGCACTGGCACAGGAGCTATACGCATCCGACAGTCTGCCCTACCTCTTGGAAAGGATAAGGGAGCAGGCACAAAACGTGCGCCCGGTCTCTTTCTCTTTTGGCAAGCAACCCTTATCAAAGCCGAGTTTCCGGCAGTTGGAGGTAGTACCGCTCTCCTCTCCCGCCCTGTATACCTACCTGCGGCAAAGGGGAATAAATACGGAACTGGCAAAAAGAGAATGCAGGGAGGTCCGCTATCTGACCGGGGAAACCCCATACTATGCTATAGGCTTCCCCAACCGTTCGGGAGGATACGAGATACGCAACAAGCATTTCAAGGGATGCATAGCACCGAAGGACATCACCCATATACGACAATCGGAGTCGAAGGAGGCATGCTACATCTTCGAGGGATTCATGGACTACCTCTCTTTCCTCACCCTGCGGCTGGAAAGGTGTCCCGACCGTCCCGAACTTGACGGACAGGACTACATCGTACTGAACTCGACTTCCGACCTTTCCAAAGCAATCCGACCGTTGGGCGGTTATGAAAGCATCCATTGTTTCCTTGACAACGACAAGGCGGGAATCGAGGCCGTTCAGGAGTTGCAAAAAGAGTACGGGCTACGCATACGGGACGCATCGCACATATACGAAGGGTACAACGATCTGAACGACTTCCTGCGGGATAAAAGGTCAGGACAGGCGCAACGGCAGCAAGAGAAACCGGAAGCGGAAAAAAGGCAACGGCAGACAGAGCAGCCGAAGAAGAAAGGCAAAGGGATCAGGATGTAG
- a CDS encoding AAA family ATPase produces MEYRERKEVTPEAAVILWQASRLDLSEDYERAPEILKVHGSVIGTLGNFSASIGKAKSKKTFNVSAIVAAALKNGTVLSYTAELPENRRKILYVDTEQSSYHCAKVAKRILRMAGLPTGRNHKDLEFLVLRKYTPEERIAIVREAIYRTENVGLVVIDGIRDMVYDINSPSESTKVISLLMTWTGERHIHIHTILHQNKGDENARGHIGTELSNKAETVLQVEKDEKDPDISTVKAAHIRAMNFEPFAFRINGEALPELLDEYLFKHKDPGKGKKEKFDPYKDITEKQHRIALEAAFTLKDEYGYKELAEELRKTYASVGVMLGGNRLTDLITVLKNKRMIVQENGRKYTFKPDFHY; encoded by the coding sequence ATGGAGTACAGAGAAAGAAAAGAAGTCACGCCCGAAGCGGCGGTGATACTGTGGCAAGCCTCACGGCTCGACCTTTCGGAAGACTACGAGAGGGCACCCGAAATACTGAAAGTACACGGTTCCGTCATAGGCACGCTGGGGAACTTCAGCGCATCAATCGGAAAAGCAAAGAGCAAGAAAACGTTCAATGTTTCCGCAATCGTGGCGGCTGCACTGAAAAACGGGACAGTGCTAAGCTACACGGCGGAACTGCCCGAAAACAGGAGGAAAATACTCTATGTGGATACCGAACAAAGTTCCTACCACTGTGCGAAAGTGGCAAAAAGAATATTGCGCATGGCGGGACTGCCGACAGGCAGGAACCATAAAGACCTTGAATTCCTTGTCCTAAGGAAGTACACGCCCGAGGAACGAATAGCAATCGTGAGGGAGGCCATTTACCGCACCGAAAATGTAGGGCTGGTAGTCATTGACGGAATACGGGATATGGTGTACGACATCAACAGCCCCAGCGAGTCCACGAAGGTAATCTCCCTGCTGATGACATGGACGGGGGAAAGACACATACACATACACACCATACTGCATCAGAACAAGGGGGACGAGAACGCAAGGGGACACATCGGAACGGAGCTTAGCAACAAGGCCGAAACAGTGCTGCAAGTGGAGAAGGACGAGAAGGACCCCGACATCAGTACGGTCAAGGCAGCACATATCAGGGCGATGAACTTCGAACCGTTCGCATTCCGCATCAACGGGGAAGCATTGCCCGAACTGCTGGACGAATACCTGTTCAAACACAAGGATCCGGGAAAAGGGAAAAAGGAGAAGTTCGACCCCTACAAGGACATCACAGAGAAGCAGCACCGCATCGCACTGGAAGCGGCATTCACACTCAAAGATGAATACGGCTACAAGGAGCTTGCGGAAGAATTGAGGAAAACCTACGCCTCTGTCGGTGTCATGCTTGGGGGAAACAGGCTGACAGACCTCATTACAGTACTGAAAAACAAACGGATGATAGTACAGGAGAACGGCAGGAAATACACCTTCAAACCCGATTTTCACTATTAG
- a CDS encoding site-specific integrase, giving the protein MNIKRNIIFALESRKKNGVPITENVPIRMRVIFASQRIEFTTGYRIDATKWDTDKQRVKNGCTNKLKLSASEINADLLRQYTEIQNIFKEFEVQNVLPTPAQIKDSFNARMKDAPVTEQETAEGPKISFWEAFEEFVRECGKQNDWTDATYEKFAAVKNHLKEFRDELSFDTFTENGLNDYVDFLRNKKDMRNSTIGKQIAFLKWFLRWSFKKGYNQNMAYDSFKPKLKNTPKKVIFLTWEELNRLKDYKIPQTKQYLERVRDVFLFCCFSGLRYSDVYNLKRSDIKPDHIEVTTVKTADSLIIELNNHSKAILEKYKSVHFEDHKALPVISNQKMNDYLKELGELAEINDPVRETYYKGNERIDTVTPKYALLGTHAGRRTFICNALALGIPAQVVMKWTGHSDYKAMKPYIDVADDIKANAMNKFNQL; this is encoded by the coding sequence ATGAATATCAAAAGAAACATCATTTTCGCACTGGAAAGCCGGAAGAAAAACGGTGTGCCAATCACAGAGAATGTGCCTATCCGTATGCGTGTGATATTCGCAAGCCAGCGTATAGAGTTTACAACGGGCTACCGCATTGACGCTACCAAATGGGATACGGACAAACAAAGGGTAAAGAACGGATGCACAAACAAACTGAAGCTAAGCGCATCCGAAATCAATGCAGACCTGCTAAGACAGTATACGGAGATACAGAACATCTTCAAAGAGTTTGAAGTACAGAACGTACTACCCACACCCGCACAGATAAAGGACAGCTTCAATGCAAGGATGAAGGATGCACCAGTCACAGAGCAGGAAACAGCCGAAGGACCTAAAATCAGCTTTTGGGAGGCGTTCGAGGAGTTTGTAAGGGAATGCGGGAAACAGAACGACTGGACAGACGCAACCTACGAAAAATTCGCTGCGGTAAAGAACCACCTGAAAGAGTTCAGGGATGAACTTTCCTTTGATACGTTCACCGAGAACGGTCTGAATGACTATGTGGACTTCCTGCGTAACAAGAAAGATATGCGTAACAGCACCATAGGCAAGCAGATAGCCTTCCTGAAATGGTTCCTGCGGTGGAGTTTCAAGAAAGGGTACAATCAGAACATGGCTTATGACAGCTTCAAGCCCAAGCTGAAAAACACACCCAAAAAAGTGATATTCCTCACATGGGAGGAACTGAACAGACTGAAAGACTACAAGATACCCCAAACCAAGCAGTATCTCGAACGGGTAAGGGACGTTTTTCTGTTCTGCTGTTTCAGCGGGCTGCGCTATTCGGACGTGTACAACCTCAAACGGAGCGACATCAAGCCCGACCATATAGAAGTGACCACCGTAAAGACAGCGGACAGCCTTATCATAGAGTTAAACAACCACAGCAAGGCGATACTGGAAAAATACAAAAGCGTACACTTTGAAGATCACAAGGCACTTCCGGTCATCAGCAACCAAAAGATGAACGATTATTTGAAAGAACTGGGGGAACTTGCGGAAATCAACGACCCGGTAAGGGAAACTTACTACAAGGGAAATGAACGTATAGACACCGTCACACCCAAATACGCCCTGCTGGGAACCCATGCCGGAAGACGGACATTCATCTGCAACGCTTTGGCATTGGGTATTCCCGCACAAGTGGTGATGAAGTGGACGGGACACAGCGACTACAAGGCGATGAAACCATACATAGACGTTGCCGATGACATCAAGGCCAATGCGATGAACAAATTCAACCAACTGTAA
- a CDS encoding DUF4091 domain-containing protein, giving the protein MKYLFIMLLLGWTVYASAQQTKKYPLEQYEELTDNKPHDSSKIWSQVVQPRFAWGSIDVRYPKKSVPKKLLHSTKQVLRGWKGERVHAQAVLYTANDLHQVQLETSALTNGNHTIPATAISTYFVRYVMTDELNKDGKGGCGKRPFTTEWDSSLVADVLDITKQIEVKACTTQPIWLKIRIPSDIKAGIYKGHLTVRGNNLSPQTLAYQIEIVDRLLPPPPQWTIHLDLWQNPYSVARYHEVELWSKAHFDAMRPIMKMLADAGQKVITTSIMHKPWAGQTQDHFDSMITRIKKVDGSWFYDYAVFDKWVEFMMNEIGIRKQINCYTIIPWNLQFDYYDEATNRILFINTKPGDSAYNDYWGAFLKDFSKHLRKKGWFEKTTIAMDERPMEAMQEAISVIKQADPAFKISLAGKYHDELEADLYDLCIPYTYKFPDKVKAERRRQGKVSTFYTCCKEAFPNTFTFSQPVEATWTLIHTAAADYDGYLRWSFNSWTEQPLQDSRFRSWAAGDCYSIYPGPRSSIRFERLVEGVQAFEKIRILKTEFCIKNAHKKQKQLERLLSGFMPGKKVNYQKIAPQMVKELHDFLNQR; this is encoded by the coding sequence ATGAAATATCTTTTTATAATGCTTCTGTTAGGATGGACAGTTTATGCCTCAGCCCAACAGACCAAGAAATACCCGTTAGAACAATATGAGGAACTAACCGATAACAAGCCACACGATAGTTCCAAGATATGGAGTCAAGTAGTCCAACCCCGATTCGCATGGGGCTCTATTGATGTCCGATACCCGAAAAAGAGTGTGCCCAAAAAATTACTCCATTCGACAAAACAGGTACTGAGAGGATGGAAAGGAGAGCGTGTTCATGCTCAAGCTGTACTTTACACAGCTAACGATCTCCATCAAGTACAACTTGAAACCAGTGCCTTGACAAACGGCAACCACACCATCCCAGCTACTGCAATCTCCACGTATTTTGTACGCTACGTAATGACTGACGAACTTAACAAAGATGGGAAAGGAGGCTGTGGAAAACGTCCTTTTACCACAGAATGGGATTCTTCGCTAGTGGCAGATGTCCTTGACATTACCAAACAAATAGAAGTGAAAGCTTGTACTACCCAACCGATATGGCTTAAGATCAGGATTCCTTCAGACATTAAAGCCGGAATTTACAAAGGCCATCTGACAGTGAGAGGAAACAACCTATCTCCACAAACACTCGCCTACCAGATAGAAATAGTCGATCGACTTTTACCTCCTCCGCCACAGTGGACTATTCACCTCGATCTCTGGCAAAACCCTTATTCAGTCGCTCGTTACCATGAGGTAGAGCTATGGAGCAAAGCCCATTTCGATGCCATGCGTCCCATCATGAAGATGCTAGCTGATGCAGGCCAGAAAGTGATTACGACAAGTATCATGCACAAACCCTGGGCCGGCCAGACACAAGACCATTTCGACAGTATGATTACGCGCATCAAAAAGGTTGATGGCAGTTGGTTTTACGACTATGCCGTATTCGACAAATGGGTTGAGTTTATGATGAATGAAATTGGAATAAGAAAACAAATCAACTGTTATACCATAATTCCCTGGAATTTACAATTCGACTACTATGATGAAGCCACCAATCGGATACTTTTTATCAATACCAAACCTGGTGATTCGGCCTATAACGATTATTGGGGGGCATTCCTGAAAGACTTCTCGAAACATCTTCGTAAAAAAGGGTGGTTCGAAAAAACAACGATTGCCATGGACGAACGTCCAATGGAAGCCATGCAAGAGGCTATCAGTGTAATAAAGCAAGCCGATCCGGCATTCAAGATTTCGCTAGCGGGAAAATATCACGATGAATTAGAAGCCGATCTATACGACCTCTGCATTCCTTATACATACAAGTTCCCAGACAAAGTAAAAGCCGAACGTAGGCGCCAAGGAAAGGTTAGTACCTTCTATACCTGTTGTAAAGAGGCATTCCCAAACACATTCACCTTTTCACAGCCCGTCGAAGCAACATGGACACTTATTCACACGGCAGCAGCCGACTACGACGGTTACTTGCGTTGGTCATTCAATAGTTGGACGGAACAACCTCTACAAGATTCGCGCTTCCGCTCTTGGGCTGCAGGCGACTGTTACAGCATCTATCCCGGTCCACGAAGCAGCATCCGTTTCGAGCGCCTTGTAGAAGGTGTACAAGCTTTCGAAAAGATTCGTATTTTAAAAACAGAGTTTTGCATAAAAAATGCCCACAAGAAACAAAAACAACTCGAACGATTACTTAGCGGTTTTATGCCGGGTAAAAAAGTTAACTATCAGAAGATTGCTCCACAAATGGTCAAAGAGTTGCACGATTTTTTAAATCAGCGATAA
- a CDS encoding glycoside hydrolase family 88 protein yields MKLIYLFSVLGLLYACNTTHKLNDNVIDENIEFAYKQIGNEIQAIEKSGKFMNPVTLGKDGRTYYCKYTDWRSGFFPGSIWYLYELSGDPKLLPVAQKYTQALKEAQYLTWHHDIGFIINNSYGNGYRLTGDTTYRSVILQAAKSLQTRFRPVAGIIQSWDTKFGWQAERGWDCPVIIDNMMNLELLFEATRLSGDSVFHKIAVSHADRTLKEQFKADGSCYHVVDYATGTGQVRSRQTAQGYSDESVWSRGQAWAVYGYTLCYRYTHDSRYLHQAMNTFRMMKNHPSMPQDLIPYWDMDAPDIPNEPRDVSAASCMASALYELSTIKELPDAHFCMEYADRIMITLSSKQYRAALGTNGNFLLMHSVGSIPHQSEIDVPLNYADYYFLEALKRKRDLMK; encoded by the coding sequence ATGAAATTGATTTATTTATTTTCAGTTCTAGGACTATTGTATGCATGCAATACAACGCATAAATTAAACGACAATGTGATTGATGAAAATATTGAATTTGCCTACAAACAAATCGGAAATGAGATTCAAGCTATTGAGAAAAGCGGCAAATTTATGAATCCAGTCACCTTAGGAAAAGACGGCCGTACGTACTATTGTAAATACACCGACTGGAGAAGTGGCTTTTTCCCAGGTTCGATATGGTATCTCTACGAACTCAGTGGTGATCCAAAGTTACTTCCAGTTGCCCAAAAATATACCCAAGCGCTAAAAGAGGCTCAGTACTTGACGTGGCATCATGATATAGGGTTCATAATCAACAACAGTTATGGAAATGGTTATCGCCTCACCGGTGACACAACCTACCGTTCAGTAATTCTACAGGCAGCCAAATCCCTACAAACACGGTTCAGACCGGTTGCCGGAATCATCCAATCTTGGGATACAAAATTTGGTTGGCAAGCAGAACGGGGATGGGATTGCCCAGTAATTATTGACAATATGATGAACCTAGAGTTACTTTTCGAAGCCACCCGACTTTCGGGTGATTCCGTATTCCACAAAATTGCTGTATCGCATGCTGATCGAACTTTGAAAGAGCAGTTCAAAGCAGATGGAAGTTGCTACCATGTCGTTGATTATGCTACCGGAACCGGTCAAGTAAGAAGCCGACAAACTGCACAGGGTTATTCCGATGAATCCGTTTGGAGCCGTGGACAAGCGTGGGCCGTCTACGGCTACACTCTCTGTTATCGCTACACCCATGATTCCCGATACCTCCACCAAGCAATGAACACTTTCCGAATGATGAAAAATCATCCTTCGATGCCCCAGGATCTGATCCCCTATTGGGATATGGACGCTCCGGACATTCCAAATGAACCTCGTGATGTTTCGGCGGCTTCATGTATGGCCTCTGCACTTTACGAACTTAGCACCATAAAAGAGCTACCTGACGCACATTTTTGTATGGAATATGCCGACCGAATCATGATAACACTCTCATCCAAACAATATCGTGCCGCACTCGGTACCAACGGAAACTTTCTACTTATGCATTCAGTAGGCAGCATACCCCATCAGTCCGAAATCGATGTGCCGCTCAACTATGCCGACTACTACTTTTTAGAAGCATTGAAACGGAAACGTGATCTTATGAAATAA